The proteins below come from a single Argentina anserina chromosome 1, drPotAnse1.1, whole genome shotgun sequence genomic window:
- the LOC126800978 gene encoding putative F-box protein At3g58860 has product MQATSVLSKRWRHTWTNITTLDFDDEKNLRRLYELSRICPEGKELKKVRYVDWVDDVFPTHRAPYIERFRVSFDIGPRKSIDEWIQFAMKRGVQILELDFLERPAYSRSSTPVRYSLSQNVFGIEKGYGLNPSCSDIPSDHIGFKSLKVLDLQSVDVTGNVIEDLLSNFQVLERLSVSDSSKLVDLRIINPSTSLKYLMIQRCYKIRRIEIYNANLVSFVYDTGKAFIYDPVEIDLVLKSLPLLVEVSLGAIHSIDFAEVAPQICCLSQLETLKLSNLSLSYNISNINQSQAFGIGRERVLVLRPQNFEYKTRISTS; this is encoded by the exons ATGCAAGCTACTAGTGTTCTTTCTAAGAGGTGGCGTCATACATGGACGAACATCACCACTCTcgactttgatgatgagaAAAATCTACGCAGATTGTATGAGCTGAGCAGAATTTGTCCAGAGGGGAAGGAGTTGAAGAAGGTTAGGTATGTTGATTGGGTGGACGATGTGTTTCCAACACATAGAGCCCCATACATTGAGCGATTCAGGGTTTCTTTTGATATTGGTCCGAGAAAGTCCATTGATGAATGGATTCAATTTGCAATGAAAAGAGGAGTTCAAATACTTGAGTTGGACTTCTTAGAACGTCCTGCTTACAGTCGATCCAGTACACCCGTGCGCTATTCACTTAGCCAAAATGTTTTTGGTATCGAAAAAGGTTATGGATTGAATCCCTCGTGTTCTGATATACCAAGTGACCATATTGGGTTTAAGTCGCTAAAAGTTCTTGATTTGCAATCAGTTGATGTCACTGGAAATGTTATTGAGGACCTCTTGTCTAACTTTCAAGTTCTTGAGAGACTTTCTGTGTCTGATTCCTCGAAGCTGGTTGACCTAAGAATTATCAATCCCTCAACttcattgaagtacttaatGATACAGAGGTGTTACAAGATTAGAAGAATTGAGATTTATAATGCAAATCTTGTTTCATTCGTTTACGACACAGGCAAAGCATTCATTTATGACCCAGTTGAGATAGACTTGGTTCTTAAGAGCCTACCGCTTCTTGTTGAGGTATCCCTTGGTGCAATCCATTCGATAGATTTCGCAGAGGTTGCCCCTCAGATTTGCTGCCTTTCACAACTAGAgactctcaaactgagtaattTGAGCCTG aGCTACAATATTTCCAACATTAACCAATCTCAAGCATTTGGAATTGGCCGTGAAAGAGTATTGGTGttacgaccccaaaatttcgagtataaaactCGAATTTCGacgtcatga